In Cololabis saira isolate AMF1-May2022 chromosome 10, fColSai1.1, whole genome shotgun sequence, a single window of DNA contains:
- the LOC133451909 gene encoding ceramide synthase 2-like — protein sequence MDLLPDFWREDYWLPPGVSWADMEQLADSSRPWPQDLLTALPLALGFVMLRCMFERFLAPPMGRCLGVKNRLQLTAAPSLQLESFYTQRSRQPTQSEIVSLMTLCGKTQRQIETWFRLRRNQDRPCQTKKFGEAAWRFFFYFAAFVAGLTCLIDRPWFWDHRECWRQYPFQPMERAHFWYYMLELGFYGSLLLRISVDIRRKDFKEQVIHHLATIFLLSFSYCSNYIRIGTLVMLLHDSSDILLESAKMFNYGTGWRKTCDALFILFSVVFFVTRLVIFPCKIIRATLLLSMEIFEPFPGYYFFNVLLMVLQVLHVFWAGLILRMVYKFLKGKLEKDERSDEESLLEEEEDDKKEEHTDQEEDRYWEKSKETLNCKLSVLTNSCVLNNLTQHRSSVGNRERKAQ from the exons ATGGACCTGCTCCCAGACTTTTGGAGGGAGGACTACTGGCTTCCTCCCGGCGTCAGCTGGGCAGATATGGAGCAGCTGGCAGACTCTTCCCGGCCATGGCCGCAGGACCTTCTCACAGCTCTCCCCCTGGCTCTGGGCTTCGTCATGCTGCGCTGCATGTTTGAGAG GTTTTTGGCCCCGCCCATGGGCAGATGTCTCGGGGTAAAGAATAGATTGCAGTTGACCGCGGCCCCCTCCCTACAGCTGGAGTCGTTTTACACCCAGAGGAGCAGACAGCCGACACAG AGTGAAATTGTCAGTTTAATGACACTGTGTGGAAAAACCCAGAGACAGATTGAAACGTGGTTCCGACTCCGCAGGAACCAAGACAGGCCCTGTCAAACCAAGAAGTTTGGTGAAGCTGC ATGGAGGTTCTTTTTCTACTTTGCAGCTTTCGTAGCCGGATTGACCTGCTTAATCGAT AGACCATGGTTCTGGGACCACAGGGAATGTTGGAGGCAGTATCCATTTCAG CCCATGGAGAGAGCTCACTTCTGGTACTACATGCTGGAGTTGGGGTTTTATGGCTCTCTGCTCCTCCGGATCTCTGTGGATATCAGAAGAAAG GATTTTAAGGAACAAGTGATTCATCATTTGGCTACCATCTTCCTGCTCAGTTTCTCCTATTGTTCTAACTACATTCGCATCGGCACCTTGGTCATGCTGCTTCATGACTCCTCCGACATTCTGCTGGAG TCAGCCAAGATGTTCAACTACGGCACTGGCTGGAGGAAGACATGTGACGcgctctttattttgttttccgtGGTCTTCTTTGTAACTCGACTGGTGATTTTCCCCTGCAA AATCATTCGAGCGACTCTGCTGCTGTCCATGGAGATCTTTGAGCCATTTCCGGGCTACTACTTTTTTAACGTCCTGCTGATGGTGCTGCAAGTTCTTCACGTCTTCTGGGCGGGCTTAATCTTACGTATGGTGTATAAGTTTTTGAAAGGCAAG CTAGAAAAGGATGAACGCAGTGACGAAGAAAGCCTactggaagaggaagaagatgaTAAAAAAGAAGAGCATACTGATCAAGAAGAAGATCGTTATTgggaaaaaagtaaagaaactcTGAACTGTAAACTGTCGGTGCTGACCAACAGCTGTGTCCTTAATAACCTGACCCAACACAGATCCTCCGTAGGGAACAGAGAGCGCAAAGCTCAGTAA